The Thalassotalea sediminis genome includes the window GATATTTGCAAGCAATATGTTCAGCGACCTCACGTGTTTGATCAATATTTCTTAAATCACATTTAAAAACGGTAATATCGTTAAATTGTTGTTTTAGCTGCGTGAGTTTATGCTCATCTCGAGCCAAGACAATAATTTCGTTTTGTTTTGACAACATGCTTACTAGTTGCAACCCAATACCCGATGTTCCGCCCGTAATTAAAATACGCCGGTTAACAAGCTCCATCGCTATACTCCTTATTTATGATAAGCTGAGCTGAACTTTAGCGTGATGAAATAGACTTAACATTAACCGAGGTTAACGGTGACAACATTTTTTGAATTTGTTAAATCACAAGGCAAGTTGATTACCAAACAAAAAGGCGATTATGTCTTTAAACAAGGTGACAACGATGAGAATCTTTATTTTGTGCAATCAGGATTTTTAAAAGCATTCTATTGTGCAGAACATGGAAAAGAATTTATCAAATCTTTTTTATTAGCCAATGATGCTATTGGCAGCTTGTCGGCACTTTATTTAAAACAAGAAAGTTCTTTTAACCTGATTTGTTTAGAGACAACTGTTTTAATTCGTGTCTCGTTTAACGCCATCCTTAGCCATAGTAAAGAGGATATTGAGTTTGCGAATGAACTGAATAATATTCTATTAATGCTTGCCTTGAAAAAAGAAAAACGAGAATATGAATTTTTATGTTTAACAGCTGAGCAACGCTATAAGTCAATAAAAGCGTCTACTCCTTCTCTGTTAGATAAAATCACTCAGTCCGACTTAGCAGCCTATTTAGGTATAACACCAGTAGGCCTTAGTCGTATTAAAAAGCGCGTTGAAAGCATTTGTTAACGTTTTCAGTTATTTTGGGCGACGTTAAATAAACGAATTAACGTTATAGA containing:
- a CDS encoding Crp/Fnr family transcriptional regulator, which produces MTTFFEFVKSQGKLITKQKGDYVFKQGDNDENLYFVQSGFLKAFYCAEHGKEFIKSFLLANDAIGSLSALYLKQESSFNLICLETTVLIRVSFNAILSHSKEDIEFANELNNILLMLALKKEKREYEFLCLTAEQRYKSIKASTPSLLDKITQSDLAAYLGITPVGLSRIKKRVESIC